Proteins co-encoded in one Kiritimatiellia bacterium genomic window:
- a CDS encoding type II toxin-antitoxin system YafQ family toxin produces the protein MYTPVYTRQFEKDLKLAKRRGKNLEKFKIISRTLLAGQPLDLIHRDHRLVGNYIGRRDCHIESDWLLIYKIDNNLLIFERMGTHSDLFKK, from the coding sequence ATGTATACCCCGGTCTACACCCGTCAATTTGAGAAGGATCTGAAACTTGCCAAACGGCGCGGCAAGAATCTGGAAAAATTCAAGATTATTTCCAGAACTTTGCTTGCCGGCCAGCCTCTCGACCTTATTCATCGCGACCATCGTCTCGTTGGCAACTATATCGGCCGGCGCGACTGTCATATTGAGTCAGACTGGTTGTTGATCTACAAAATCGATAACAATCTGCTTATCTTTGAGCGGATGGGCACACACTC